Proteins encoded by one window of Deinococcus radiodurans R1 = ATCC 13939 = DSM 20539:
- a CDS encoding Rrf2 family transcriptional regulator, producing MRLSATDVYAFQALGFLGTQDAERWVPSEEISDSTGIHRPYLVRILAALSAKGIVKSKKGIGGGYALARKPRLISLCEVVRAVDGPVAPLSCISLNWHEPCAEEGRCHARATVYTRMRDAMLGVLQEFSVEDLVTAARQGVSYGHCLGHLLKPNA from the coding sequence ATGCGCCTGTCGGCCACCGATGTTTACGCCTTTCAGGCCCTGGGGTTCCTGGGCACCCAGGACGCCGAGCGCTGGGTGCCCAGCGAGGAAATCAGCGACAGCACCGGCATTCACCGCCCGTACCTCGTGCGGATTCTGGCGGCGCTCTCGGCCAAGGGCATCGTCAAGAGCAAAAAGGGCATCGGCGGCGGCTACGCGCTCGCCCGCAAGCCGCGCCTGATTTCGCTGTGCGAGGTGGTGCGGGCGGTAGACGGCCCCGTCGCGCCGCTCTCGTGCATCAGCCTCAACTGGCACGAGCCGTGCGCAGAAGAAGGCCGCTGCCACGCCCGCGCCACTGTGTACACCCGGATGCGCGACGCGATGCTCGGGGTGTTGCAGGAATTCAGCGTGGAAGACCTCGTGACCGCCGCCCGGCAAGGCGTGAGCTACGGTCACTGCCTGGGGCACCTGCTCAAGCCCAACGCCTGA
- a CDS encoding glycosyltransferase family 1 protein: MNVIGKVTVLPQLPAEIARLSELAYNLYWSWTPRAQALYRDLSPELWERFQHNPVRLLLEADQDRLNAAAQDPAYLGRYAQVMADFDAYMGKKDTWAARHAPQMKPVAYFSMEYAFHESLPIYSGGLGVLAGDHCKSASDLGLPFTAVGMLFSQGYFRQLFDKDGWQNEAYDELDLTTLPIQPAQSAAGEDIRVSVRIAGREVAVKVWTLQVGRVRVLLLDSNVPDNSEDDRKLTARLYGGNQELRVQQYVLLGVAGIRALRALDVPASVYHMNEGHAALMALERMREYVAAGQDFRTAAELAASSTLFTTHTPVAAGNDAFTYELMDKYIGEWPGLLHAGRDELYALARHDQQWDGHTVPAFSMTVFALSMSRAANGVSELHGEVSRGMWNFLYPGAEENEVPIGHVTNGAHNLTFTSQRMRDLLSTVLPEDWTERLEDETMWQAVEQLTEEQLSNVQREMKREMITFVRGRVREQLLRNGASAADVAATDNLLDEGTLTIGFARRFATYKRATLLLRDKPRLAAIVNNPERPVQFVFAGKAHPADNPGKAFIQEIYRTSQEPEFRGKIVILENYDMNVARHLVQGVDIWLNNPRRPLEASGTSGMKASFNGSPNFSVLDGWWREGYDGTNGWPIGEEREYADLNVQDDADAFDLYQRLEHEIAPRYYGHAQGNASWAHTVRDAIETVSPRFSMQRQVLDYVQQYYLPLGQRGTQLADHGGARARDLAAWKAWVRQQWPHTSISAQANLPATARPGEQVTVSAQVNPAGIRPEELRVEAVLKRGDEVQRYPLAPGEGGQYSAEIPLDDSGLYSVGVRMLPLIDGLSNDLEAGLIKWA, from the coding sequence ATGAACGTCATCGGCAAGGTCACGGTGCTGCCGCAGCTACCCGCAGAAATCGCGCGGCTGTCCGAACTCGCGTACAACCTCTACTGGTCGTGGACGCCCCGCGCGCAGGCCCTGTACCGCGACCTGTCGCCGGAACTTTGGGAGCGCTTCCAGCACAACCCGGTGCGGCTGCTGCTGGAAGCGGACCAGGACCGCCTGAACGCGGCGGCGCAGGACCCCGCCTACCTGGGGCGTTACGCGCAGGTGATGGCCGATTTCGACGCGTACATGGGCAAAAAAGACACCTGGGCGGCAAGGCACGCCCCGCAGATGAAGCCGGTGGCCTACTTCAGCATGGAGTACGCCTTCCACGAGTCGCTGCCCATCTACTCAGGCGGCCTCGGCGTGCTGGCGGGCGACCACTGCAAGAGTGCGTCCGACCTCGGCCTGCCCTTCACCGCCGTGGGGATGCTGTTTTCGCAGGGGTATTTCCGGCAACTGTTCGACAAGGACGGCTGGCAAAACGAGGCGTATGACGAACTCGACCTGACCACCCTGCCGATACAGCCCGCCCAGAGCGCGGCGGGCGAGGACATCCGCGTGTCGGTGCGGATTGCCGGGCGCGAGGTGGCGGTCAAGGTCTGGACGCTGCAAGTCGGGCGCGTCCGGGTGCTGCTGCTCGACAGCAACGTACCGGACAACAGCGAGGACGACCGCAAGCTGACCGCGCGGCTCTACGGCGGCAACCAGGAACTGCGGGTGCAGCAGTACGTGCTGCTCGGCGTGGCGGGCATCCGGGCGCTGCGGGCGCTGGACGTGCCGGCGAGCGTCTATCACATGAACGAGGGGCACGCCGCCCTGATGGCACTGGAACGGATGCGCGAGTACGTGGCGGCGGGCCAGGACTTCCGCACCGCCGCCGAACTCGCCGCAAGCAGCACCCTGTTCACCACCCACACCCCCGTCGCAGCGGGCAACGACGCTTTCACCTATGAGCTGATGGACAAATACATCGGTGAGTGGCCGGGGCTGCTGCACGCCGGGCGCGACGAACTGTACGCGCTGGCACGGCACGACCAGCAGTGGGACGGCCACACGGTCCCGGCCTTTTCCATGACGGTCTTCGCGCTGAGCATGAGCCGGGCGGCCAACGGCGTCTCCGAACTGCACGGCGAGGTCAGCCGGGGCATGTGGAATTTCCTCTACCCCGGCGCCGAGGAAAACGAGGTGCCTATCGGCCACGTGACCAACGGGGCGCACAACCTGACCTTCACCAGCCAGCGGATGCGCGACCTGCTGTCCACCGTGCTGCCGGAGGACTGGACCGAGCGGCTGGAAGACGAAACGATGTGGCAGGCGGTCGAGCAGCTCACCGAGGAGCAACTGAGCAACGTGCAGCGCGAGATGAAGCGCGAGATGATCACCTTCGTGCGGGGCCGGGTGCGCGAGCAACTGCTGCGCAACGGGGCGAGCGCCGCCGACGTGGCCGCGACCGACAACCTGCTCGACGAGGGCACGCTCACCATCGGCTTTGCCCGCCGCTTTGCGACCTACAAGCGCGCCACCTTGCTGCTGCGCGACAAACCGCGCCTCGCCGCCATCGTGAACAACCCCGAGCGCCCGGTGCAGTTCGTCTTCGCGGGCAAGGCGCACCCCGCCGACAACCCCGGCAAGGCGTTTATTCAGGAGATCTACCGCACCAGCCAGGAACCCGAGTTCCGGGGCAAAATCGTGATTCTGGAAAATTACGACATGAACGTGGCGCGCCACCTCGTGCAGGGGGTGGACATCTGGCTCAACAACCCCCGCCGCCCACTGGAAGCCTCGGGCACATCCGGCATGAAGGCGAGTTTCAACGGCTCGCCCAACTTCTCCGTTCTGGACGGCTGGTGGCGCGAAGGGTATGACGGCACCAACGGCTGGCCGATTGGCGAGGAGCGCGAATACGCCGACCTGAACGTGCAGGACGACGCCGACGCCTTCGATCTGTACCAGCGGCTCGAACACGAAATCGCGCCGCGCTACTACGGCCACGCGCAGGGCAACGCGAGCTGGGCGCACACCGTGCGCGACGCCATCGAGACTGTCAGCCCGCGCTTTTCCATGCAGCGGCAGGTGCTCGACTACGTGCAGCAGTACTACCTCCCGCTGGGGCAGCGCGGCACGCAACTCGCCGACCACGGCGGCGCCCGTGCCCGCGACCTCGCCGCCTGGAAAGCCTGGGTCCGGCAGCAGTGGCCGCACACCAGCATCTCGGCGCAGGCGAACCTGCCCGCCACTGCCCGCCCCGGCGAGCAGGTCACGGTGTCGGCGCAGGTCAATCCTGCCGGCATCCGCCCCGAGGAACTGCGGGTCGAAGCGGTCCTCAAGCGCGGCGACGAAGTGCAGCGCTACCCACTCGCGCCGGGCGAAGGCGGGCAGTACAGCGCCGAGATTCCGCTCGACGACAGCGGTCTGTACTCGGTGGGCGTGCGGATGCTGCCGCTGATAGACGGCCTGAGCAACGACCTCGAAGCGGGCCTCATCAAGTGGGCCTGA
- a CDS encoding NUDIX domain-containing protein has translation MPDSPTPQHPNWAGLTEDAVTPWKTLSSRQLVGGFRTVYEDRVQVRPGVETTYQYRPRGPRAVFILPVTAQGEAVLIRQFRYPLRATITEIVAGGVEKGEDLGAAAARELLEEVGGAASEWVPLPGFYPQPSISGVVFYPLLALGVTLGAAQLEDTETIERVVLPLAEVYRMLEAGEIQDGPSSLTLWQARGELTRRGLL, from the coding sequence ATGCCTGATTCCCCGACGCCGCAGCATCCCAACTGGGCCGGTCTGACCGAGGACGCCGTGACGCCCTGGAAAACACTGTCCAGCCGGCAACTCGTGGGGGGCTTTCGCACCGTCTACGAGGACCGGGTGCAGGTGCGCCCCGGCGTGGAGACGACCTACCAGTACCGCCCGCGTGGGCCGCGCGCCGTGTTTATCCTGCCGGTGACGGCGCAGGGCGAGGCGGTTCTCATCCGGCAATTTCGCTACCCGCTGCGGGCGACCATCACCGAAATCGTGGCGGGCGGCGTGGAAAAAGGCGAAGACCTCGGCGCGGCGGCGGCCCGCGAACTGCTGGAAGAGGTGGGCGGCGCAGCGTCCGAGTGGGTGCCCCTGCCCGGCTTTTACCCGCAGCCGAGCATCAGCGGGGTCGTGTTTTATCCGTTGCTCGCGCTCGGCGTGACGCTGGGCGCGGCGCAGCTCGAAGACACCGAAACGATTGAGCGCGTGGTGCTGCCGCTCGCCGAGGTTTACCGGATGCTGGAAGCGGGCGAGATTCAGGACGGCCCGAGTTCGCTCACACTCTGGCAGGCGCGCGGCGAACTGACGCGGCGCGGGCTGCTCTGA
- the pyrF gene encoding orotidine-5'-phosphate decarboxylase produces MTPTFAQAVTERTLSRRTRLCVGLDPRLGEYRDVAQLRQNTLDVLEASAPYAACVKPQLAFFEALGLPGFTLLEEVCAAARTLGLPVLLDGKRGDIGTTAAAYAQGWLGGTHAGDALTVNPFLGFQTLTPFVQAARENGGAIFVLVKTSNPDQQDLQGQGVSERIAVEIARLGDEEGLGDGDYASVGAVVGATHPGDLATFRALMPKALLLLPGLGAQGAQARDLAGAFHAGGTGALASASRAVQYARGLDVGAAREAALALRDELNGALGV; encoded by the coding sequence ATGACCCCCACCTTCGCCCAGGCCGTCACCGAGCGCACCCTTTCCCGCCGCACCCGGCTGTGCGTGGGCCTCGACCCGCGTCTGGGCGAGTACCGCGACGTCGCCCAACTGCGCCAGAACACGCTCGACGTGCTGGAAGCGAGCGCGCCGTACGCCGCCTGTGTCAAGCCGCAACTCGCCTTTTTCGAGGCGCTCGGGCTGCCCGGTTTCACCCTGCTCGAAGAAGTCTGCGCCGCCGCCCGCACGCTCGGCCTGCCGGTGCTGCTCGACGGCAAGCGCGGCGACATCGGCACCACCGCCGCCGCCTACGCCCAGGGCTGGCTCGGCGGGACTCATGCTGGGGACGCCCTCACCGTCAACCCGTTTCTCGGCTTCCAGACGCTGACGCCCTTCGTGCAGGCCGCGCGGGAGAACGGCGGCGCGATTTTCGTGCTCGTCAAGACCTCCAACCCCGACCAGCAGGACTTGCAGGGGCAAGGCGTGAGCGAGCGGATTGCCGTCGAAATTGCCCGGCTGGGGGATGAAGAAGGCCTGGGCGACGGCGACTACGCCAGCGTCGGGGCGGTGGTCGGGGCCACGCATCCTGGCGACCTCGCCACCTTCCGGGCGCTGATGCCCAAAGCGCTCCTGCTGTTGCCGGGGCTGGGGGCGCAGGGGGCGCAGGCGCGCGACCTCGCGGGGGCGTTTCATGCGGGGGGCACCGGGGCGCTGGCGAGTGCGAGTCGGGCGGTGCAGTACGCGCGTGGGCTGGACGTGGGGGCCGCGCGGGAGGCGGCGCTGGCGCTGCGGGATGAGTTGAATGGGGCGTTGGGTGTGTGA
- a CDS encoding DUF1028 domain-containing protein, with translation MTFSVVGRDPRTGDLGVAVASKFLAVGALVPFVRGGVGAVATQSYVNPNFGPEGLGLLTQGLDPQAIVARFRETDADIEQRQFGLVGADGQSATFTGTGCHAWAGGFAGPDVAIQGNILAGPGVLDAMRAAWEAGHELPLPRRLLATLRAGDEAGGDRRGRQSAALLCAGPGRGYGGLTDDWVNLRADDHADPCGELARLLDLHDLLFGRPQDTRPLTEDELKWLRALLIWQDYATSLPAGDWDADTEAAAWALYGTENLEERWVAGGQVDPAALAYLQERYPEPF, from the coding sequence ATGACCTTTTCTGTCGTGGGGCGCGACCCCCGGACCGGCGACCTCGGCGTCGCGGTGGCGAGCAAGTTCCTCGCGGTGGGGGCGCTGGTGCCCTTCGTGCGCGGCGGCGTGGGGGCGGTAGCGACGCAGAGCTATGTCAACCCCAATTTCGGTCCTGAAGGTCTGGGGCTGCTCACGCAGGGGCTCGACCCGCAGGCCATCGTCGCCCGCTTTCGTGAGACCGACGCCGACATCGAGCAGCGGCAATTCGGGCTGGTCGGCGCGGACGGGCAGAGCGCGACCTTCACCGGCACGGGCTGCCACGCCTGGGCGGGCGGCTTCGCGGGGCCGGACGTGGCGATTCAGGGCAACATCCTCGCCGGGCCGGGCGTGCTGGACGCGATGCGGGCAGCGTGGGAGGCCGGGCACGAGCTGCCTCTCCCCCGCCGTCTGCTGGCGACGCTGCGGGCCGGGGACGAGGCGGGCGGCGACCGGCGCGGGCGGCAATCGGCGGCGCTGCTGTGCGCGGGGCCGGGGCGCGGCTACGGCGGCCTGACCGACGACTGGGTGAACCTGCGCGCCGACGACCACGCCGACCCCTGCGGCGAACTGGCGCGGCTGCTCGACCTTCACGACCTGCTGTTTGGCCGCCCGCAGGACACCCGTCCGCTGACGGAAGACGAACTGAAATGGCTGCGGGCGCTGCTCATCTGGCAGGACTACGCCACGTCGCTGCCCGCCGGAGACTGGGACGCCGACACCGAAGCGGCGGCTTGGGCGCTCTACGGCACCGAGAACCTGGAGGAACGCTGGGTGGCGGGCGGTCAGGTGGACCCGGCGGCGCTCGCCTATTTGCAGGAGCGCTACCCCGAACCGTTCTGA
- a CDS encoding IMPACT family protein: MTDLPPPFTTLAAAHRVDAVIDHSEFLAFAERADSPEEALAHLAALRTRYPDATHHCWAYRIGAAYRFGDDGEPGGTAGAPILRAIEGQGVDHVMVVVVRYYGGVKLGTGGLVRAYGGVAAECLRTAPRLDVRPRRTLQVSVPFDHLSGLYHLLGTWDAARGEETYTGAGVTLPVEVYPEDVEAFQAALRDATRGSAVVEEEE; this comes from the coding sequence ATGACCGACCTGCCCCCGCCCTTTACCACCCTCGCCGCCGCGCACCGCGTTGATGCGGTCATTGACCATTCCGAATTCCTCGCCTTCGCGGAGCGCGCCGACTCGCCGGAAGAGGCGCTGGCACACCTCGCGGCGCTGCGGACCCGTTACCCCGACGCCACCCACCACTGCTGGGCCTACCGCATCGGCGCGGCGTACCGCTTCGGCGACGACGGCGAACCGGGCGGCACGGCGGGGGCGCCTATCCTGCGGGCCATCGAGGGGCAGGGCGTGGACCACGTGATGGTCGTGGTCGTGCGCTACTACGGTGGCGTCAAGCTCGGCACCGGGGGGCTGGTGCGGGCCTACGGCGGCGTGGCGGCGGAGTGCCTGCGGACGGCGCCCCGCCTGGACGTGCGCCCGCGCCGCACCTTGCAGGTCAGCGTGCCGTTCGATCACCTCAGCGGCCTCTACCACCTGCTCGGCACCTGGGACGCGGCGCGCGGCGAGGAAACGTACACCGGGGCGGGCGTGACCCTGCCGGTGGAGGTCTACCCGGAAGACGTGGAGGCTTTTCAGGCGGCCCTGCGCGACGCGACGCGGGGAAGCGCGGTGGTGGAGGAAGAGGAGTAG
- a CDS encoding ABC transporter permease produces the protein MTVSPSARREAGAAPSRWQVLGWQLGGLLLLLGIWWLVTDRLGLYPPYVFPGPGAVWTEISYGLWGTGPQDGKLLAAIGGSLRRVLTGYVAAVALGGVIGLLMGAWLPLRATLGAYLTGLQSVPSIAFVPFAILFFGLNERAVLAVVILEGFIPVALAVSGALLNVPPTLRTAGRTLGANGLELLLRVSLPAALPNVLSGLRTAWSFAWRALVGGELLIAGAKSLGEQLEIGRNTANVALVLSTILIIGVIGGVFDALLRLVEGRVRRNYGLEVNS, from the coding sequence GTGACTGTTTCTCCCTCCGCGCGCCGGGAAGCGGGCGCTGCACCTTCGCGCTGGCAGGTGCTCGGCTGGCAACTCGGCGGTCTGCTGCTCCTGCTGGGCATCTGGTGGCTGGTCACGGACCGCCTGGGGCTCTACCCGCCCTACGTGTTTCCTGGCCCGGGCGCCGTGTGGACCGAGATTTCCTACGGGCTGTGGGGCACCGGGCCGCAGGACGGTAAACTGCTCGCGGCCATCGGCGGTAGCCTGCGGCGGGTCCTGACCGGGTACGTGGCGGCGGTGGCGCTCGGCGGCGTCATCGGGCTGCTGATGGGCGCGTGGCTGCCGCTGCGGGCCACCCTGGGCGCGTACCTGACCGGGCTGCAAAGCGTGCCGAGCATTGCCTTCGTGCCGTTCGCCATCCTGTTTTTCGGACTCAACGAGCGGGCGGTGCTGGCGGTGGTGATTCTGGAAGGCTTTATTCCGGTGGCGCTGGCAGTGTCGGGCGCGCTGCTCAACGTGCCGCCCACCCTGCGAACCGCCGGGCGCACCCTGGGCGCGAACGGGCTGGAGCTGCTGCTGCGGGTGTCGCTGCCCGCCGCGCTGCCCAACGTGCTGAGCGGCCTGCGCACGGCGTGGAGCTTCGCGTGGCGCGCGCTCGTCGGCGGCGAACTGCTGATTGCGGGCGCGAAAAGCCTCGGCGAGCAACTCGAAATCGGACGCAACACCGCGAACGTGGCGCTGGTCCTGTCCACCATCCTGATTATCGGCGTCATCGGGGGCGTGTTCGACGCACTGCTGCGGCTCGTGGAGGGCCGGGTGCGGCGCAACTACGGTCTGGAGGTGAACTCGTGA
- a CDS encoding ABC transporter ATP-binding protein — protein MTARTELSRAESSRTELGRSLDLNGVTYRYRGGNVGGAGVGPLNLHVEPGEFLCVVGPSGSGKSTLLSLLAGFLRPQQGEIRLGGDPVNGPHPALTLVQQEAALFPWLTVGGNVAFGLKGVSGAEKAARVADALRLVGLSGYEARRPHELSGGQRQRVSIARALAVRPGLLLLDEPFSALDHATRTTLADELLAIWWQQKVTVVFVTHQLDEALHLGQRVVALRGGEIALDAPSKGLSVGELRRVLEG, from the coding sequence GTGACGGCGCGCACGGAACTGAGCCGCGCCGAATCGAGCCGGACTGAACTGGGACGCAGCCTGGACCTGAACGGCGTAACCTACCGCTACCGGGGCGGCAACGTGGGCGGCGCGGGCGTCGGGCCACTGAACCTGCACGTGGAGCCGGGCGAGTTTCTGTGCGTGGTGGGGCCGTCGGGGAGCGGCAAAAGCACGCTGCTCTCGCTGCTGGCGGGCTTTTTGCGGCCCCAGCAGGGCGAGATTCGGCTGGGCGGCGACCCGGTGAATGGCCCGCACCCGGCGCTGACGCTGGTGCAGCAGGAAGCCGCGCTCTTTCCCTGGCTGACGGTGGGCGGCAACGTGGCGTTCGGCCTGAAGGGGGTCAGCGGCGCCGAAAAAGCCGCGCGGGTGGCTGATGCGCTGCGGCTGGTGGGCCTCAGCGGGTACGAGGCGCGGCGGCCTCACGAACTCTCGGGCGGGCAGCGCCAGCGCGTGAGCATCGCCCGCGCCCTGGCGGTGCGTCCGGGGCTGCTGCTGCTCGACGAGCCGTTCAGCGCGCTCGACCACGCGACCCGCACCACACTCGCCGACGAACTGCTGGCGATCTGGTGGCAGCAAAAGGTCACGGTGGTTTTCGTGACGCACCAGCTCGACGAGGCGCTGCACCTCGGGCAACGGGTGGTGGCGCTGCGCGGCGGCGAAATTGCGCTCGACGCCCCGAGCAAGGGGCTGAGCGTGGGGGAACTGCGGCGGGTGCTGGAGGGCTGA
- a CDS encoding ATP-binding protein: MTTEPAQALSPLGVLPPAGPTCVHLPLNVTPQELARYAVGLANARGGTVMVGVDVVGQEHAERDAGELHPLMITHAIFELSGGRLTVNVQHHRVPGGARVLTVFVPQAPYVLAAPDGAVMAWDGAHLVPVLPGEGEPVADRDYTAVVPPDASLADLDPAEVARLRLLGRRIDAANLPDLDFLQELGLLVPSGGALRPTLAAILLAGTDAALRAHLPQAEVCYFHHQANDVEFQFREDLRRPIPSLLLRLSELIQARNRFTPVQVGLFRVEVWDHDESVYREALLNALTHRDYTLRDVVHVHHYPDRLEIMNPGGFPGGITPGNILRHQPKRRNPLLAGVLARLGLVEQAGVGVDKMFSLMLRHGKEPPEYVNYPDAVTLTLHGSAFDSDFVRFVARKQEELPQLSLDMLIVLSLLSREGEAPRAQLARALQLPEDRTPRLLRQMEDLALITRAGIGRGIAYHLAPDVAAALGQEKQRGLSALPGLPEPAERPTLLAPPAAVAPAPAPAAPRRVSEPAPTSHAGPSPSETRAIALALARERGRVRNADLREVCGLTNQQAWRALRSLVNAGLLRRLGSGTRDAYYELGEGAGRREEG, from the coding sequence GTGACGACCGAACCCGCCCAAGCCCTGTCCCCGCTCGGGGTGTTGCCCCCCGCCGGGCCGACCTGCGTGCACCTGCCGCTGAACGTGACGCCGCAGGAACTCGCTCGCTACGCGGTGGGGCTGGCGAACGCGCGCGGCGGCACGGTGATGGTCGGGGTGGACGTGGTCGGGCAAGAGCACGCCGAGCGCGACGCGGGCGAACTCCACCCGCTGATGATTACCCACGCGATTTTTGAACTCTCGGGCGGGCGGCTCACCGTGAACGTGCAGCACCACCGCGTGCCGGGCGGGGCGCGGGTGCTGACCGTGTTCGTGCCGCAAGCACCCTACGTGCTCGCCGCCCCCGACGGCGCGGTGATGGCCTGGGACGGCGCGCACCTCGTGCCGGTGCTGCCCGGCGAGGGCGAGCCGGTAGCGGACCGCGATTACACGGCGGTGGTGCCGCCCGATGCGTCGCTCGCGGACCTTGACCCCGCCGAGGTCGCCCGCTTACGGCTGCTGGGGCGCCGGATTGACGCGGCGAACCTGCCGGACCTCGATTTTTTGCAGGAACTCGGCCTGCTCGTCCCGAGTGGCGGGGCGCTGCGGCCCACGCTGGCGGCCATTTTGCTCGCCGGGACCGACGCCGCGCTGCGGGCGCATCTGCCGCAAGCGGAAGTCTGCTATTTCCACCATCAGGCGAACGACGTGGAATTTCAGTTTCGCGAGGACTTGCGCCGTCCCATTCCCTCGCTGCTGCTGCGGCTCTCCGAACTCATTCAGGCGCGCAACCGCTTTACGCCCGTGCAGGTGGGGCTCTTCCGGGTGGAAGTGTGGGACCACGACGAATCGGTGTACCGCGAGGCGCTGCTCAACGCGCTCACCCACCGCGACTACACCCTGCGCGACGTGGTGCATGTCCACCACTACCCCGACCGGCTGGAAATCATGAACCCCGGCGGCTTTCCCGGCGGCATCACGCCCGGCAACATCCTGCGGCACCAGCCCAAGCGCCGCAATCCGCTGCTGGCGGGCGTGCTGGCGCGGCTCGGCTTGGTCGAGCAGGCCGGCGTCGGCGTGGACAAGATGTTCAGCTTGATGCTGCGGCACGGCAAGGAACCGCCCGAATATGTCAACTACCCCGACGCGGTGACGCTCACCTTGCACGGCTCGGCCTTCGATTCCGATTTCGTACGCTTCGTGGCCCGCAAGCAGGAGGAGTTGCCGCAGCTTTCGCTCGACATGCTGATTGTGCTGAGCCTGCTCTCGCGCGAAGGCGAGGCCCCCCGCGCCCAGCTCGCCCGCGCCCTGCAACTGCCCGAGGACCGCACGCCCCGGCTGCTGCGCCAGATGGAAGACCTCGCCCTGATTACTCGCGCGGGCATCGGGCGCGGCATCGCCTACCACCTCGCGCCGGACGTGGCGGCGGCCCTCGGCCAGGAAAAGCAGCGCGGTCTGAGCGCCCTGCCTGGTCTGCCCGAACCCGCCGAGCGCCCCACGCTGCTCGCGCCGCCTGCCGCCGTTGCCCCGGCGCCTGCCCCCGCTGCGCCGCGCCGCGTCTCCGAGCCGGCCCCGACCAGCCACGCCGGGCCGTCGCCGAGCGAAACCCGCGCCATCGCCCTGGCCCTCGCCCGCGAACGGGGCCGGGTCCGCAACGCAGACCTGCGCGAAGTCTGCGGCCTGACCAACCAGCAGGCGTGGCGCGCCTTGCGCAGTTTGGTCAATGCCGGGCTGCTGCGCCGGCTCGGGAGTGGGACGAGGGACGCCTACTATGAGCTGGGAGAAGGGGCGGGGCGGCGGGAGGAGGGGTAA
- a CDS encoding YdgA family protein, whose product MTRTPTPPRTRTASARRFSPALALGTAALLLGGGYVGATAIFSSRAQDTTQQAVQQLTSTLGSSGVVEVEKSEYHKGFTDSTQTMTLIVQDTPDGNGQPLRLLVTNHIKHGPLLGAAGVGQALVDTDIRFADPKTQAALDKAFGGQKPVIRTVVGLTGASDTAVRIPAGKFTEEGQPGDLSWQPLTGAVRVAGLKTNVAFSWPGLFLNAPGTSGAVGPMKLSGTTTRANKDDLLGSGQMNLTLDRLTVSQGTQPVTFSGLKVSSDSRRDGNFQNLAVAYAVADVSAAGRNLKNLELALSFDHLAREPLQRLARFAQDLQATQASSKSPADLTPAQEKQLETDVLALLRGQPVLRLSRLSLGQPGRDVQVSGQATLPGASRLTAENWNTLAPAELMSMVSADFKLSTSEAGLRDLAATLGQGQAADVQTLVDSGTLKREGNKLVATFSFKDGQMLMNGQPVQ is encoded by the coding sequence ATGACCCGCACCCCCACCCCACCCCGCACCCGCACCGCGTCCGCCCGCCGTTTTTCGCCCGCTCTGGCCCTCGGGACCGCTGCCCTGCTGCTCGGCGGCGGTTACGTGGGCGCCACGGCGATTTTTTCCAGTCGTGCTCAGGACACCACGCAGCAGGCCGTGCAGCAGCTCACCAGCACGCTCGGGTCGAGCGGCGTGGTCGAGGTGGAGAAGTCGGAGTACCACAAGGGGTTTACCGACAGCACCCAGACCATGACACTGATTGTGCAAGACACGCCGGACGGGAACGGGCAGCCGCTGCGGCTGCTCGTCACCAACCACATCAAGCACGGGCCGCTGCTCGGCGCGGCGGGCGTGGGACAGGCGCTGGTGGACACCGATATTCGCTTTGCCGACCCCAAGACCCAGGCGGCGCTCGACAAGGCGTTCGGCGGCCAGAAACCCGTCATCCGCACGGTGGTGGGGCTCACGGGCGCCTCAGACACCGCCGTCCGTATTCCCGCCGGAAAATTCACCGAGGAAGGCCAGCCGGGCGACCTGAGTTGGCAACCGCTGACCGGCGCCGTGCGGGTCGCGGGGCTCAAGACGAACGTCGCCTTCTCCTGGCCGGGCCTGTTTCTCAATGCGCCGGGCACCAGCGGCGCGGTCGGCCCCATGAAACTGAGCGGCACCACGACCCGCGCCAACAAGGACGACCTGCTCGGCAGCGGGCAGATGAACCTGACACTCGACCGCCTGACCGTCAGCCAGGGCACGCAGCCCGTGACGTTCAGCGGCCTGAAGGTGAGCAGCGACAGCCGCCGCGACGGCAACTTTCAGAACCTCGCCGTGGCNTACGCGGTCGCCGACGTGAGCGCCGCCGGCAGGAACCTCAAGAACCTTGAGCTCGCGCTCAGCTTCGACCACCTCGCCCGTGAGCCACTGCAACGTCTGGCCCGCTTCGCGCAGGACCTTCAGGCCACGCAGGCGAGCAGCAAGTCGCCCGCCGACCTCACCCCGGCCCAGGAAAAGCAGCTCGAAACCGACGTGCTGGCGCTGCTGCGTGGTCAGCCGGTGCTGCGGCTGAGCCGCCTGAGCCTCGGCCAGCCGGGCCGCGACGTGCAGGTGTCGGGGCAAGCCACCCTGCCGGGGGCGAGCCGCCTGACCGCCGAGAACTGGAACACCCTCGCGCCCGCCGAGCTGATGAGTATGGTCAGCGCCGATTTCAAGCTCAGCACCAGCGAAGCCGGGCTACGCGACCTCGCCGCGACCCTCGGCCAGGGTCAGGCCGCCGACGTGCAGACCCTGGTGGACAGCGGCACCCTGAAACGCGAGGGCAACAAGCTCGTGGCGACCTTCAGCTTCAAGGACGGGCAAATGCTGATGAACGGGCAGCCGGTGCAGTAA